The genomic stretch TGCTTTGACTCTGCCCCTCCCCGAGAGCCGCTGGTCTTGAGAACTGAAACGGCACTAAAACGATGGAGGCGATGAGTAGCCGGTAGGCCGCTATCACCAGAGACGGCGCCTCGCAAAGCCGGACGAAGATGGATCCAAAGCTGATCGCCACGACCCCGAGGCACAAGACAGAGGCAGTGACGGCACGCGAGGGGGAAGACATGAAATCGCACCTCGAACGGGTTCGTTGACCATCTCATCGGCCCTCCGCCCATTGCCACCCCGTCTGGAGCAGGCGGCAGAATACGGGACCCGATCCCCCGTCAAAAACATCAAGCATCAAGCTCGAGGGGACGGACTCAATGGGGCCGAGGCAACAGAGAAGATAAGCACGACCTCGACTTTCTGCAAGCTCATTCATGACGCTGCCAAGGATTTGTCCGGCCATTTCCCGTCCGGCCGGTCCCTCGAGGGATGTTCCGTTGAAAAATAACTGAAATCCAGTAAAATACTTGTTCTTCTTTGGGTGAAAGGAAACATGTTAGAACGGTGGATCACTTCTCAGGAAAGGCGACGGCTGGCGCGGGACACCAACCGCCGCGTTCTGCCCTTCGAATGGGGCCTCGAATACATCGAGGCTCGAAACGGGTCTGACGATCCCCGCCGGATTCTCGATGAGTACGTCGACTGGGCGATGCAAAACAGCGAGGAATTCTTCCATCATACTTCGACAGCCGACTACCAGTTCGATGGCCGCCAGCTTACCTATCCGAGTCAAATCCAAACACCCTATCCTGAGAATAACACGGTGTTCGCCCGCTACTACCCGTCAAAGCATTTGACATCGCGAGCGAAGATTCGTCCAGCGGTCATTGTGATGCCCCAGTGGAATGGTGACTTCGATGCCCACGTCGCCCTGGCTCAACTTTTTGCCCGGTTCGGAATTTCTGCTTTGCGGCTGAGCATGCCTTACCACGACTCGCGGAAGCCGCCGCACCTGGAGCGGTCGGATTATATGGTCAGCTCCAACATCGGCCGGACCCTCCAGGCCTCCCGGCAGGCGGTCCTGGACGTCAAACGGGCCGCCGACTGGCTACTGGGCCAGGGGTTCAACCGGATCGCCGTCATGGGAACTTCCATCGGATCGAGCGTGGCTTTCCTGACCTTTGCGCACGACCCGAGATTCGCCGCGGGGATCTTCAACCACGGGTCGAGTTATTTTGGGGACGTTGTTTGGACCGGGATCACCACGCAGCATGTGCGCCAGGGGATCGAGTCTCACCTGACTCAGGATCAGCTTCGCCGCTACTGGTCACCGATCAGCCCGTTCCCCTTCATTCGGAGGCTCAACCAGAATCCCCGAAAGATGCTCATCGTTTCGGCGGAATACGACCTTTCGTTCCTTCCGTGCTTTTCGCAGGATGTCTTCCGCGAGTACAGGTCCCATGGCATCCCCTTTGAGCTACAACTCATGCCTTGCGGACATTACACGCTCGGCACTTTTCCGTTCAGCTGGTGGGTTGCAGGTCGGATGGTCCGGTTCCTGCGGAGACATCTGCTTTCCATCCCGACCGGTTCGCGGGACCTCCCCGGCAACGCTAGGGATGCCACGCCAGGTCGACCAGAATGGGTCGATGATCGGACACCTCCTCAGGTTTAACACCATTCTCAAATTCTATGATGGTCCTTGGAGACAAGGGCTCCGAACCCTTGGCCATGTTCCCCTCCCATGGGGGACGAACCGCCGGGGAGATGTTCTTTCCCACAAACCAGTCCAGGCGCAAAGGAAGTCCTTCCTCGAAAGATTTCAAGGTCCTGAAGGCCCGGTCCCGGAGAAACCTTGGGACAAGATGAACATCTTCAAGGGAGCGAAGAAAAGTAGCAGCGGTTGGGTTATCGTCGTTGAAAGGTCCCCATTCAAACCCGGATTGACCCAGGACATCAAAAAGGGGCTCACGCCCTTGCGGCGAGAGCGTGGAAGCCAACAAGTTGCCGGGCTTCGAACTCACCAGCCGGATGAGACTCCGAAGGGTGCGCCATGCGGTTCCGCGTGAAAAAGTATTTGAATTGAAGTCGCCCCCGATCAGGATGATGGCCCTCGCTTCTTCCTTGAAGGGCTCAACCAGGGCGGCCATCTGTCGCGCCCGGCACCGCGGCGTGTTGCGAACTTCGAGATGGGTTGTGGCAGCCATCATCTTCCGCCCTCCAATTTCAAAACGGCATATCAGGGCGGCCCGGTTTCCATATCGTTTTTCAGAAAACTCAAAAGGCTCGAAACACCGGGGCAGGCGAGATGTCCGGGCCGATTGAATCGGAAACCGAGACAAGATGGCGTTTCCCTGGAGGCCGGACCTGTTTTCTCCTGGCGCCCTGAGATCCTCTCCTGCCCCCTTGGTCAGCTCTATAAAACAGGGGGCGTAGGCGAAGTTCATACCCAGTGTCCCGGCGAGTTCGCGGGCGACAAAGCGATTT from Terriglobia bacterium encodes the following:
- a CDS encoding endonuclease/exonuclease/phosphatase family protein; the protein is MPKDDYLDDPEFPAELADLQAHLKTHPTLHSLTSSTWFSENHRRIDQVLDHAHVENRFFPASPEKPWLRCLTWNIEKGTKLDQLIDIFRSDSRFLSADLILLQEADLGMARSGNRFVARELAGTLGMNFAYAPCFIELTKGAGEDLRAPGENRSGLQGNAILSRFPIQSARTSRLPRCFEPFEFSEKRYGNRAALICRFEIGGRKMMAATTHLEVRNTPRCRARQMAALVEPFKEEARAIILIGGDFNSNTFSRGTAWRTLRSLIRLVSSKPGNLLASTLSPQGREPLFDVLGQSGFEWGPFNDDNPTAATFLRSLEDVHLVPRFLRDRAFRTLKSFEEGLPLRLDWFVGKNISPAVRPPWEGNMAKGSEPLSPRTIIEFENGVKPEEVSDHRPILVDLAWHP
- a CDS encoding S9 family peptidase, with amino-acid sequence MLERWITSQERRRLARDTNRRVLPFEWGLEYIEARNGSDDPRRILDEYVDWAMQNSEEFFHHTSTADYQFDGRQLTYPSQIQTPYPENNTVFARYYPSKHLTSRAKIRPAVIVMPQWNGDFDAHVALAQLFARFGISALRLSMPYHDSRKPPHLERSDYMVSSNIGRTLQASRQAVLDVKRAADWLLGQGFNRIAVMGTSIGSSVAFLTFAHDPRFAAGIFNHGSSYFGDVVWTGITTQHVRQGIESHLTQDQLRRYWSPISPFPFIRRLNQNPRKMLIVSAEYDLSFLPCFSQDVFREYRSHGIPFELQLMPCGHYTLGTFPFSWWVAGRMVRFLRRHLLSIPTGSRDLPGNARDATPGRPEWVDDRTPPQV